GACCATCGATCCGGCACCCACGCTCATGCCGAGGCCAGATGAATATCCCGAAGAGTTGTGGGGCATCGAGGACCCTCGACTGACCTACGTGCCGGAACTGCAGCAGTACGTGGTGGTGTACACCGCATATTCTCGGGGCGGTCCTGGGGTCTCTCTGGCCCTCACGAAGGACTTCCGCACCTTCGAGAGATACGGTGTGATTATGTCGCCTGATGACAAGGATGCGGCCCTTCTCCCACACAAAATCGGAGGGTTCTGGGCACTCATCCATCGGCCCATGACGGCACTCGGCGCTCACATATGGATCTCCTACTCCCCCGATTTGCGACATTGGGGCAGCCACAAGGTGATGCTGGAGGCCCGCCGCGGCGCGTGGTGGGACGCGAACAAGATCGGCCTGTCTTCGCCGCCAATTGAAACCGCCGGGGGCTGGCTAGTGCTCTACCACGGAGTGCGTCAGACGGCTTCCGGATGTCTCTATCGCCTCGGTTTGGCTCTTTTCGATCTTTCCCAGCCGGACAAGTGCCTGTTGCGGGGCGATTCCTGGATCTTCGGAGCAGAAACCGACTACGAACGTGGCGGCGATGTCCACGACGTGGTTTTCCCCTGCGGGCATACGATGAGTTCGGATGGCGACACCATCAATGTCTACTACGGGGCAGCCGACTCCTGCATCGGGCTAGCTCGCGGCAGCGTTCGGTCTCTTGTCGGCTGGCTTGATGCCAACGGACACTGTGAGCGGCGGCGTGATTGGCGCGCCTGACGGAGCTCTTGAGAGAAATTCTGCTGAGGAAGGCCCCCGAGGGGGAACGGCCGCGGTCGGAGGAACCTTGAGCTTCGCCAGCTCACTGGCAAAAAGCGAGTTGTCAGGGAATTCCGCGACTAGCTCCTCGAGTTGTGTGCGGGCTACCTCTGGCTTCTTCTCGCGCAGGGCTGCCAGCGCCAGCAAGATCTTCGCAAACGGCCGGAGATAATGGCCGCGGTCGGCGGCGATCTCGAGCTGTCGGATGCCTGCTTTCTTGTCGCCGCGGATTCCAGCCAAGCGGAGGACAAACCTCTTGAGTCGTGGCAAACTCCCGATCACGTAATTCGCCGTGCCCAGGCCAAGATAGGCATCGGCGGCATCGGGGGCGACGACCAGCAGTTTCTTGGCGTACTTATCAGCCTCGCGGATCATTTTCAGGCTATCAAGCTGCTCCTTATCGATAAGGCTGGCGTAGTCGGCCTCCATACCCAGGCTCAGGGCCATGGCGAACAGGGCGTTCGCATCGTCGGGAGCGGTCTTCAAACGGAGCCGCGCCAGGTCCTGCGCCCGCTTGACCGCGCCGAAGAATGCCGCGCGCAGCTTCGGGTCGGGCTTGAGAGGGATCTTGCCCAGAAAACGCTTGTTGTCCAGGAAAAAGTCGGAGGTCAGGACGCCCTGCCGATAGCACTCCTCAAACAAATAGCTCGCCGCTTCCGAGGCGCTCCCAAGAGGATCTTCCGGGTGGGACTTCTGCCAGGCCGCAAACTGGTTGCGAGCTTCCTCCGGTTTCAGTTCGTAGAGAAGGTGAAAGCCGGCGTCGAGTTCCGGCACGTGCAAGGCTTCAGCCGGAGCCTGCCAGGAGGCTGCCAGCGTCACTGGAACATCAAGGACCCCAGCCGCCAGTGCGCTGCACAGGAGCGAGCAAATCAGGGAACGGGACAGCGACCATCGCTTGTTCTTACTCGCAGACATTTCTTTGGTTCTGTCATTGCGTCAGTTACTCTCTGGCGGTGCCACCGAAGCGCTGATCAGGTCACCCGTAGTGCGTACGAGGGCCTTCGGCTCCTGCTGACCCTTGGCGAAAAAGGCGTCGGCGACGACTCCGGCCGGTATGGCTCCACTCTCATATGCTCCACTCATGGCAATGAGCAGGGTGTGGGGATAGCCCCGGCGGACGATCGAGAGCAGCTCGGCTCCCGACATGTTGGGCATGTTGAGGTCGGAAATGATGACGTCGGGAGGCTCTTGCGTCAGTTGCAGGAGAGCATCGAAACCATCCGCCGCCGTGGAGACGTCGTATCCGTGAGACGCCAGCAGCTCCGCAATATACTCACGATTACTCAAGTCATCATCGACCACCAAGATTCGGTGCTTGGGCTTCCTCGCCATGGCTCTCCTCACGGAAATGTGAAACCTATCGGTCAGCACCAAGATTCGCATTCCGGGACTTGCAATTCTGTACAGAACTGCACAACTTCAACTTTTCTGCTGTCCCGGGGTGGTTCGAAGCCGGAATTAATCACGCTGGGCGCCACGGCCTCTACGGCGTCACCAAAACTGGGTTCAGCAGGCGGAACTCGATCACCGACTCGGATGGAACCTTCACCTGGCCGGACTTGCGAATCGCCTGCACGCCGGTACCCGCCCCGGCGCCAGCAGCAGCACCGATGGCCGCACCCTTCCCGCCGCCCGCGATGCCTCCGATGATGGCTCCAACCGCGGCCCCGCCGCCTACGGCCGCCGCGGTCTCCTTGCCGCGGGAGGCGCCGTGGGTCGCGAACTCGCTGGTGTTCAGGTGGTACTGCTTTCCCCCAAGCGTAAGTTGCGTGAGCTCCAGGGAGATTTCCGGCCGTCCGGCGAACTTGCCTCCGCTCTTGGCGGCAATCACCCGGCCTTCCACATCGGCGCCTTTGGCGGCGACGGTTTTGCCGTCAATCGCAATCGGAGTCTCCAGAGTTCCCCGGAAAATATCCCCGATCTTGCTCTGCTCGGAGTCGATGGCATCGATCATGCGCACAGAGAGGACCGTGCCTTCCGGAATGGTGACCTGGGCAGGCGCGGACGTTGGGAGAGCGCTGGGGGAGGAAGACATGGCCCCGGCGGTCGCAGCGGACGACGCCCCTGTGGCAAAGCGTGCGCCCGGCTCGGTTCCGGCCGTCAACGGCACAACCTGCAGGTTGTTCACAACAGTCTTGACGCCTTCGACGGTCCCGGCATGCACGGCCGCAGCGGCGCGCTGCTGTTCATTGTCTACGCTGCCGGAGAGTGTGACCACACCATCGGTGGACTGAACGGTGACGGCTTTTCCAGCCAGCCCCGAATCTGCCGCGATCTTGCTTTGAACCTGGCTCACGATAGCGGCGTCGTTGGGCCGTGTCGAGCACCCCATGACCACGAGCATGAGCAGAAGTGCAACGACGAAAAGAGAGCGATTTTGGCAATGCATAGACACCTCGTCCTGGTGGCGAGCCTGACCATCATTCGCCGCTGGGGCCAGGGATTCTGTACAGAATTGCACAGCCTCAACGTTCCTGCGGCCATAGCGGTTTTGGGTTACTGTCGCCCCTCCTGCAGAAGCAACAGTTTCGCCACCGTGCACTTCTTCCATGCCTTCCAGCGGCGGTTCTTGACGGGGTCGAAGTGAGGGAGTTTGACCAGGACCTGTTCCTTGGCGGCCCGCATCTCCACTTGCGGCCTGCCGCCCGGGTCCAGGGGGCCGATCGAATCCGGAGCGCTCAAGATCAGCACCACACGCAGAGGGGCGAACACGTGCTCACCAGGGCAGGCAACCCACACCTGGTTCTGGTCGAGGTCTACAAAGATGAGTTGGCATTGGTACGTGGAGGGCTGCGCCTGCTCAAGGCGTTCTCGCGTCAGCGGGGGAGGCGTGGAGGAGGTGGCATTAAACTGTTGCGCGAACGCAGGCAGCAGGAGCGCCAGATACGCCATCGTCACTCGACCAGCCCTCTTCATCTAAAAGCCCGAGCATCCTAGCTAAATCGCCGGCCCTCATTTGGCGAAGTTTCCCATTCACGAGAGCTGACTCGCTGTACAGAATTGGACAGCCGCTCGTTTTCCCTGCCCCCCGGCGACCGACCCAGGTCCGGCGCGCGAAAAAGAGTTCCTGACCTGTGCGATTTTGTACAGTCTTCGCTTTCTGTGTGTGCGACCTTTTCCTTGCTGAGGACTCTCCATGGCGCAGATTTCAATTCAGAAAAGCTCCACGCGCACTAGGAACCTTGAAATGCCTTCGGCTTCCCCAGGATCGCGCGCTTACGCCTACGGGTTTTGGATTGCCGTGGTACTGATTGTGGCCTCCGCATCCGTCGGCGTGGCGATGGCGGAAACTGTCGCCGAGGCCGCGTGTCAACCGGCTGCCGCGCCTTTATCCGTGGAGCAGGTGGTAGAAAACCTGGGGAAGAGGAACGCCGAACGGACGCAGGCGCTGGAGAGCTATGTGAGCCAGCGCCGGTATCAGTTGGAGTATTCCGGGTTTCCTGGCAGCCGGCGCGCGGAAATGATCGTTCAGGCAAAGTATGCCGCGCCAGCCAACAAGGAATTCACCATCGTGTCGCAAACCGGATCCAAGGCCATCATCAACAAGGTGTTCAAGAAACTGCTGGAAAGCGAACAAGAGGCGCTTGCGCCGGAGAACCAGGAGCGCACCGCATTGAACCCTCAGAATTACGAATTCTGCCTGCTGGAGTATCAGCGTACCGGCGACTTCGGCGCCTACGTGCTGGGCCTGAAGCCGAAGCTCAAGAACAAGTTCCTCTATCGCGGCAAGATCTGGGTTGACGGCAAGGATTTCGCGGTCCTGCGCATTGAGGCCGAGCCGGCCAAGAACCCTTCGTTCTGGATCAAGAAGAGCCAGATCCAGCACGCCTATATCAGGATCGGCGACTTCTGGCTGCCTTCCGAGAATCACACCACCAGCTCGGTGCGGCTGGGTGGGCGCGCGGTGCTCACCATTCAGTACACGGATTACACGGTGGTCCCGGATCGGGGTACGTCCCAGTTGCAGAGCAGTCTGGGCAGCGGGCAGAGCAAGCATTGAGGAGCGAACTTCTGTACTGGTTTCTGATTGCGGTGGTGGGCTTGGGTTCTCAGAGATGAAAGAAGCTGGACCTTCCTCAATTCGCCGGGCAGAGAGCAGGTCCTCGCTCCAGATGGAGGAATTCTACCGACGCTGGAAAGCACCGGTCTTCACGTTCTGTTGCCTTTATCTTGGCGACACGCACCTGGCCAGCGACGCTACGGCGTGGGCCTTCTTGCGCTATTACCGGCAACACGGAGAGCTCGAGGGTAGCCAGCTCCCGTCGCCCCTGATCGGTGCTGCGCTGGCTGAGGCTTGCCGGTTGGCCAGTCCTCCCGGTGGCCGCGCAGTCGCTTCCCAGGCAGCGGGCGCCGGGCAGCCGCTGACGGACGCAATCCTGGACCTTGCCGGTGAAGAGAGGGCGGTCTTCATACTGCGGACCGTGCTTGGCATGGGTGCCACACCCATCTCCGCAGCGACAGGTTTGCCGTTGGAGCGTGTGGACGGGCTCTGGCGAGACGCCTTGAAGATGCTGAGTGCAGTCTTGTTACATCCCGCGTCGCACGCGGACCAAGCGCCAGGCGGGACACCTGCCAGCCTGCACACAGCAATCCAGCAACCTGAGCCGGCTGGCTAGGCCGGCGAGCGTTAGAGGGTAAACCAGCTACCTGCAAGACTGAAAGTCGAGGTCACCATGGCCGCACAGGGTAAGAACATCCTATGCATTGATACCGACAGGAACGGTCTCACTCTCCGCGGGGCGTTGCTGCAAGACCACGGATACCGAGTCCTGACCGCCACGTGCGGACGTGAGGGCCTGCAACTCTTCGTTTCGCAGGCGGTCGACGCGATCCTGCTCGACTACTACCTGACCTTGCTGGACGGCGGCGTGGTGGCGGATGAGATCAAGCGCCTAAAGCCCGAGACCCGAGTGGTGATGCTGACCGACCATCGAGAAGTCCCTCAGGATGGGCTGAAATCGGTGGATGCGTTCGTGTTCAAGTCCCATGGGCCCGAAGCCCTGCTGGCGGCACTTCATGCTGTCTTGGAGGCCAATTCGGGCTCCAAAACAGCCGGGGCTGATTTCAGGGCTGGCGGAAAAGCCAGCATAGCGTAACGCTTCCTTCTGCGGGCTGACTGGAATCGCTGTTCGGCTAAGGCGAAAACTCCCGATAGGCGGCCGGAAGTGAGACGCGCGCGTGCCTGCCGGACCCCGCCAACCAGTTTCTCTGCCGCCTTCCAAGCCAGTACACCCCCGCCGATGAAACCCATCAGAGCGACAGACAACAGTGCACAGAGGGCGACTTCCCTAAAGATATAGAGATAAAGAGCCATCCAGCCATCCTTTCAGGTCGTTCCGAGTTCGTTCCGGTGTGGCACACCTGGTAAAGGCAGGCAGGGCCCGACTACCACATGCCGGCCCGGACTCGCCTGCTTAGTTGCTCCTAGCCGGTAACTCGGCGTCCGCCCAGCAAGTTAACGATCAAAACGACTACCGCCAGAACTAACAGCAGATGGATCAGGCCTCCGCCTACATGAAAGCTGAAACCCAGAAGCCACAGAATCACGAAGATCACAAAAATTGTCCAAAGCATGTTTTTATCTCCTGTTGCTTATCCATCGTGAGCACCGGT
This DNA window, taken from Terriglobales bacterium, encodes the following:
- a CDS encoding response regulator; translation: MAAQGKNILCIDTDRNGLTLRGALLQDHGYRVLTATCGREGLQLFVSQAVDAILLDYYLTLLDGGVVADEIKRLKPETRVVMLTDHREVPQDGLKSVDAFVFKSHGPEALLAALHAVLEANSGSKTAGADFRAGGKASIA
- a CDS encoding BON domain-containing protein; translated protein: MGCSTRPNDAAIVSQVQSKIAADSGLAGKAVTVQSTDGVVTLSGSVDNEQQRAAAAVHAGTVEGVKTVVNNLQVVPLTAGTEPGARFATGASSAATAGAMSSSPSALPTSAPAQVTIPEGTVLSVRMIDAIDSEQSKIGDIFRGTLETPIAIDGKTVAAKGADVEGRVIAAKSGGKFAGRPEISLELTQLTLGGKQYHLNTSEFATHGASRGKETAAAVGGGAAVGAIIGGIAGGGKGAAIGAAAGAGAGTGVQAIRKSGQVKVPSESVIEFRLLNPVLVTP
- a CDS encoding response regulator, producing the protein MARKPKHRILVVDDDLSNREYIAELLASHGYDVSTAADGFDALLQLTQEPPDVIISDLNMPNMSGAELLSIVRRGYPHTLLIAMSGAYESGAIPAGVVADAFFAKGQQEPKALVRTTGDLISASVAPPESN
- a CDS encoding lmo0937 family membrane protein; this encodes MLWTIFVIFVILWLLGFSFHVGGGLIHLLLVLAVVVLIVNLLGGRRVTG